The Cryptomeria japonica chromosome 2, Sugi_1.0, whole genome shotgun sequence region tgaatttgatggtggttttcaAATCCAAATTTCAAACCAGGTGCTGGATCACATTCACACCAAGAATATGATTGAGGGGTGTGTGAAATCTATGATAAGTGAAGCAAAACAAGAATTTGGGAAAGAGATCAAGAGTATTATGGATGCCTTTCAAAATAAGGCGAGACAAGGAAATGAGAAGCGCAAAGGGTCAGCCTCTTACAAGCACAGGGCTGATATGTTTGATAGTTTACCATGTTCTCATTACATAAGAAGCGATATGTTGGAAGCCCCACtgagtgattttgaaattgaagaactaAACGAGAAGTGGCGGCAGGTGCAAGAAACTGAGTTGAAAGCTAGGATTGGACGAGTTGCGTTAATGAATGAAGAACTGCAAATGAGGATGGCGCGAATTCGTAAGGAGTCGAATGATAAACGTTGTTAGGGTTTTTGTTCTTAGACTAGACGCTTTGCATGTGAAGATTTTATGTTGGCAGTGAGTTAACTGCTGTTCAAACTTTAGACCTTGTTTTATTGCATTTTGTTATTTTGTTCCATCTTTAGCAGCAACTCTAATTTCAGCTAAAGTGTATAGGCTTGGAAATTTCCAGTTTTTGGCAGTTTGACTGATGCAAGATAAGATGCACGTACCGCTCTTAGCcatcttcatctaaagaaaatgcatggGTATAAGACTTGAATGATATCTCATTTCTATTTTAAGCTACTGCAATATATTTCTAAAGGCAGTTgtagtttttttttctttcaatcagTACAAAGAAAAGAAATAGTTGTAGATTTGAAAGTTAAATACTCTGTATTCTCACCATTTGCATTTTCAGCAGTATGTGTTTGTAGATTAGAATAGTCAGAGATTATTGTTTTTTGCCATTTGTATTTTGATTGTCGAGTAGTGAGTACTAAGCATTTCAATTGTGTGAATACCAAATATTGTAGCCCGTTTTGCTTTTTATTCTTTTACAAGGaagatatatattttattggtgacTATAGAGTGTAGGTCTTACGATCGCTGGGATAATTTGGCACTGTTATAGATCAGCTGGTTAAAGAGATTCAAAGAGTACTTTTACACAATGTACTTTAGTCAATAATTTTCTGATAATGCTTAAATTGCTGTTTTGAAAGGAGTACTTTTACACAATCTACTTTAATTTATAGATGCCAACTATTCGAGCACAATTTCTTTATGTTGAGATTAAAGGGTGTTTCAAAACAATGTTATTTTCTGATCCATGAATGTTGCAAGGTTGCTATCTCAATATTTCAAGTGGAATTTGGTAGATTGAAGAAGTTTTTTTTATAGTTCCAGGCTGAATGATCCCTTCACAATTAACTCTTGAAGTATGTGTTTGTAGATTAGAATAGTCAGAGATTATTGTTTTTCACCATTTGCATTTCAGCAGGATGTTGCATTTTGATTGCTGAGTACTAAGCATTTCAATTTTGTGAATACCAAATATTGTTGAATACCAAAACAGGTTACAATTGTGTGAATACCATTTTCATCTAGAATTGTTTGCCAATATAAGCAATGCAGTAAAATATTGGCATTCTAGATTAGGTAAATTGTACTCAGAATTGTCTATTATAATACCAAATTTATTGGAACAATTGTTATTTATAATCAGCTCTTACCTTCAAGGTTGAGCATTCCAATTGTGTGAATACCAAATATTGTTGAAATTTAGTCCCAAGAAATTTAATTTGCTTGGATGAGCCTAATGCTAAAAATATTATGAAGAAAGAAATGATTGGTGAGTAGTtcatctaaataattaaatagtcaattttGAGAGGTTCATGAAGTTCTATGTTACATTCTAGTAAACTGGTAAACTAGTAATGTTTTCTACATGACATGTAATTTGCAATCTGTTATGTCATTTGTGTGTATGTTATGAAATATTGATGCTCCAACTTGTATTATGAAAGACAAAAATCTCATCAAATAGAGGTATTTAGTATTTACAGATTAGATTGGACTTTGTGGACACTCAATGCACTCTACAATTCACTTTCCTTGTTTAGTTCCTTGTTGACAGGTGGTTGCACCTGGGCTCCACATAAAGGgtgtattttattttatcttattaTTTTTGTTTTCGGAATTGCCCCAACAAGACGGTGTAGATGCACACCGAGATCTCTGTTCACATGTTCATAATGCATTGTTGCAGCACTTGATTTGATCTATACATGGTGTGTGAACTGACCCCTACCTAGCATCCATCTGTCAATAACTACTTCTGATCAACATAACCTTAACAAAAATATTAGTATAGGCACTTAAATCTGTCAGTTTTTGCAGCAGCTGGGCAGACTGGTTCAAATGGTTCTCAATTTTAATTGCTATTCTAACTTGGAAATTCTGCCCTCTTTTTCATtgctttgatggatgcccatacccattttggcataggcggggagaatgctggcaaaggttgtggagtcCACCAAGGCAGTTGCTTGGTGAATGTTACAAAGCTCCCATCTTGGCCAAGGCTGGGAGTGTTCTGATCAGGTTGGGGACTTGTTTGTTGTATATGGCCAAATAGTGTGACTGCCTTTAGAGGAAAGCCATGTCTGCTCCAagctttaaaatatttttaaaagagggattaaaaataaatttgaacaattatatttaaaataaataaatttacaattGTATTTATTATAGTTATCaaaataaattttcaattatattgaaagtAGATATATTGTAAGTATAAATTAAatagatttaattttttaaatgatgtctatgttttgagaaaataattttattttgtagTAATTAGATAAATATAAGATCAAATATTTTGTTTAATAATTATAAAcaaatatgtttgtatatatatatttttaaaataaagaattaataataaataaatggatAGTTGTATTGAATTAGATATATTATGAATTAGATTTTAGATATGAtacttaacaaaataattttattgtcTACTAGTTTAATATTATAAGATTGGAAAATTTTATTTTCTACTAATTTAATGTTATTAGATTAGATATTTTGATTATGTTATGGTGTGACAAATTTTCTCATTGTTTAGGCCTCGGTGAACAACTACACTCctaataatgacaactttttgtgaTATTGGTATTGCTTTGTTGAATTTGTGTCAGGGTATCACAGATCCACAAGTTCTCGAGGATGTTATTACTATATCTAGCAATGATCTTGAGAATAACATAGTTCCACCACAAGGAAATGAGACACCTTTATGTATAATAGACTCAACATTTGTGGACTAGCTAGGCTTTTACCAAAGCAATATAGAAGACTTTGCAAACAACATCATAAAAAGATGTGAAGAGACTCTTGAAGAATCTATGCAATCAATCTATGATGTACGCTTTGTGCAAGAGTATGAGGTCCAGTTGGTGCAAGAAACTTTAAAAACAATGTATGCAATTATACTATTCCACATTCCTTTTTTCTAGAGTTCTAGATTACATGTACTCACAAATCATTACACAATTCAAGCCTCAATTTATGCATCTTATCTATTTACTCAAGCTACAAATTTTCTTCTTGCATGCAACACCTTGATCTACACATCCAATCATATCGTTTCTTTGGTTGTATAGGTCCATAGAATACATTGCATCTCTCACAAAACATCATGCTCATAATATAACACCAAAGTATATATTTCTTTATTACGTTGATGGTAACATTCACTAGTTAAAAAAAAACTTGAACTCTCCTCCGAATTTCCatgaaaaaaagaaagagaagtgaAACTCCTCTATCCAATTTCATCAACAAGGGTATCGATTACTTAACACATAATTTTCTCCAAATACCTCAATTCTTATTTTCATCCCGGGCTTCTGAATTGACGTTATTAGAAAGGCAAGAAAGTTATTTAACGACACATTTTCCAGAGTAAGAGAAAATCGAAAGAGGAAAAATCCTAGGGGCTAAGGTAGACAGGTTATCAAATCTTGCTATAGAAGCTTATCACTAAATTATATgaatttttcttcaatattttgcaGATCCTCTACCGAAACAAGGggcatgtagtgtccacccttgatttgacttgttttgattagagttgatTTCTATTTCATGCGTGATAGACTTATCtcgactatttatgatgatttggatgatgattattcatgtgttctagttacgcattgtgatgatagacattattgggcatattctattttggatgatttatacgatgttgatactatcattattgatcatgttatttgatggatactatatgcttactatgtgatagattatcgatagattatattgatcatggatttgatgttgaatatgattacactaaccctatttcatgattacatttgatgatatgtttatgagatgtgtttgactatcttTGTGATAGAAACGATCCCACATCACTCATTttgagcgggatgtgtcgtcgcTACTCTTTATCACTTGtctgttatgatatatatgtatatgttgtattatcattttgtggttgcaggaccttgcaagtaccagacatcgattccacttggcttcacaggtctgagcatgtctttaattccaatggcttatatGGTTCGGAGATGACATTAGTTCTGTAATAACCCACCttgattaacccaacaaaatttgaccattcatttttttgtttaatttaatcatttgtatttgattcaatcgcatactctgggcatccatccattaggattaggcattcatccatccgggatgagcatccaaccatacgggttaggcatctatccatacggggcaGTAGGTTTCacctatccaatacgggataggcatctacccatacagggtaggcatctatccaattaggataggaggtgctctggccagagacttagactcctcgggaccattcgggtcctgagtcactcactaagtactacactcttcaaataggagtgcaccgaggtcgctgtCCTCAGGATAAATtgaaataacataatacaagcttgaatttcaccTTGAAATTTGggttaaagcctcgggaagtcaagcgaatccatatgagattccttccgagtatgcattgaattacttttctctttttattatacttatctttcaacttaggattctactcaatccttcttcttaccaaacctagaccccgtccacgaacgcctgagtactagggacaactccgtccctagactgcctacatacccgtttcggcacgggatcaaggcgtaaagtatttagttctattttctactctatggtttggtgtaaactgattagtgggtacgcaaccttttctagggtcaatgtcctagacagtttctctgtggttgctacccacagtggtagcacttaagcaaaggctcaagatggcctattgcttgtggcctaaaacaactagatcctaatacctatcataagcgtcacccttgaccaattgtcaatcgtcaacaattcttcgagattaaatcaatttcataaaagcatttcactcaatcatccctataggggtttactatggtttaactcaacggatgaaagatcattttagaattatcttattagattatcgatccaagggggattacccgccccttggactttaacttccaagtgtcccttattactccccgacgatttatagggacgatgccacagacgtcattgatgcagttttattaggcgttaagtgcagtagttcaacacgacggcattacccgtaagcgtgacctagaggcactgtatataccgaacgctgctaggttttggttttccaacttcctttatttagttttctaactaagaagctatgaaaacatcatgcttgaaaacaattatgaaatgaatgtatgTAATTAGACATtgtaaagtttaattaattgaaataactacctcGATGGTATTCTTGATTAAAAAAATACCATCTTTCTacaattaatatttcaaacttgaaatctaacttacataataatgacaattacgaACAttgcatattgataattaaaaatgtgtaacttgcatggggatgaaaacgtcaataaatgcaattaatgtataagtaatttgcatgatacaagaatagtgtaacttgcgtgcaagattaagcaatgtatTATTCCTACCACGGAAATAATTAATTATagtcataggttccaaaaatagcaattagtttagacatttttTGGTtcaatcatgaattaattatttttgatgaatccaaaatgccaactaagtggccCAAcaaatcttaaatagattgaaagatctaattataatttaattttacaattataaaatttactaaatttactaaagataatttaattataaatctaCCTAAGTTGATTTTATTTAAActaagtaaataaatatatatacaaaaagaatttaacaaattaatctgccaaaaaaaaaaagaatttatgtTGTGGCTTTTAATAGGCAAGTGGAAGAgggggcccacgggtcccatcaccgcTACGGAGCTGCGGGTACAGGCCTGCAGTGGTGGGGGActgccgtggtcccctccactaccttgTGGCGACTACCATAagagtgaccgcagggtagtgggggtaccCTTCACGATCACGATAATAACTCCGCCCACTCCCCTTGCGTCGGCACATTGTTCCATGCGGAGTTTAATCTACGGATTTTGCATTGTTTCGCATATAAATTTGTTTGGCATAAATTTTAACGATAATataaatactttatatatatatatatatatatatatatatatatgtatatagttttcattttcaatttatttaagcatagagagaaatatataaacagATATATGTGTAATAGAAATATTAATgtaaaacaaatgagaataagaatttattcacagggatgaataacacagagaaCTAAATTGTTTCTGCAATGTAcagaactaatattcacagagagatttatacttcaTTTTTCACAGAGAGTAGTAGATACAatgaggtttatattttattatcaaacattttctgttcacagagaagtaagactgGTCATAAGGAATTgagatttatgatcaaatctacactcagagagagagagagagagatggcttTTTACTCACagggaaaaaaaatatttaaataacttcatatgcAGAATATCAACTTGTATTCACACAGAGGTAAGATTATTCACAGGGATGTAAGATTTAATTACAGAAATAAGATTTAGACTCAGATTTCCATTCCAAGAGCAAGAGAAAcaaatttaagagaagaataataaggaacaagattcatacacaagtgattatcatttaatcacataGAGAGgagtttaatctcagaaaaagaaatttaaataagggaaatatgatttttgcacagatcaaagaaaaaatcttttggaaaagcaaaagcaagatctgatatctattttctaaagagaattaaataaataataaagctatcttttacatgcattatatgaaagtacttttatcaatatttatccctaaataagaagaaaagatttacaatctaataatttatttattttttatataaaggaagatctagaagctatttttttttataatacaaatttctcatatgaaaatgagagatgacaaaaaagagaacctggcttatcgaagctcgatgttgaatcctctagctatcctttttgatccttccttgcaacttgagagaaatcttcaagaacaacttaacaatcctacaatgaaaatgagactaccaaagaagatcctactactaaaacttggaagatttttcttcaaaacataatcaactccctcttatgaaaacttgcatacaatatataagaaaaatcccttaattccactatctagagaaattaattagaaatgagattcttttccaatattggactcatgcaaacattgattaaaatcctagtgggggagttacatgtaaggtattgaagattcctgtAGAAGCTtccaattcctcctacaacatgtgccataattgggagtgggaaaataaaaataaaaataaaataattaatgccttttgaattatattctccaagtgtgtgtgtgggtccattatttattcttttataatattcatttaattattttcaatagctcaatccaaaatataatagaattgtatcaaatcaaaaagtgataaaagagggttgtgacatcctccccaacttaatttgtgcatcgtcccgatgcacttattgaatgcatccaaaagagcctatagttcatgattagtttaatacaaaaaaggaaacaactgttgcatttccctagtatcttcccatgtggcattcctttcatcatattgattccattgtactttgcattgatcaacctctctgttgcgcaattgacactggcgcctctccaatattttgaatggctctatcattattcctcccatttcctggacctgtaaagcatcccaattcaaaatatgtttctcatcaagtacatacattttaagaagagatacatggaagacatcatggattcggctcaactggggaggtaaggccaaccggtatgcaactggattaatcctttccaatatttcaaaaggtccagcataacgaggtgcaagcttggtctttttaccaaaccttatggaactcttgtgtggcctaacccttaggaagactttctctcccacctgaaactcccttggtgtcctattcttgtctgcataacttttctgcctatttgaggcttccttcaatctttgcctaattttattagttttcctttccatttccttcaacatatctggtccaacaattactctatcgtCAAGAAgttatcccaactcaaaggtgttcgacatggcctaccatacaatgcttcgaaaggtgccattcccaaagatgtttgatatgcatTATTGTAAGCAAAATCTACTAGAGGTAgttaatcttcccatttcttctgttggtccatgcagtacatgcaaagtaggtcttctaaaatctgatttgtcctttctgtttgaccattggtttcaggatggtatgcagtgctaaaatttagttgagttcccagagctgtttgaagagttgtccaaaaccttgaagtgaacctagcatctctatctgatattattttctctggcattccatgcaacctaaatatttccttaacaaagctcctagccaaggtaggtgcatcatccgccaaaattccctggtataaagtgtgccaccttagtgaatttttcaattaccaccattattgtatcatgcctagaaggtgacatgggaaacc contains the following coding sequences:
- the LOC131057633 gene encoding protein MNN4-like: MAASSEKTAPSNNRQGGGNNEIVEVFSIPISTKKRKRGEESKNERHTSSKGKEKQEKPTPASAAKKVRFQEEVTTETKEIDERENSILKRRKESSLVENDKKKDEGKEKHSSVEVLDHIHTKNMIEGCVKSMISEAKQEFGKEIKSIMDAFQNKARQGNEKRKGSASYKHRADMFDSLPCSHYIRSDMLEAPLSDFEIEELNEKWRQVQETELKARIGRVALMNEELQMRMARIRKESNDKRC